In one Winogradskyella sp. MH6 genomic region, the following are encoded:
- a CDS encoding sulfotransferase, with product MNIILNGPGRSGTTLLSKLICYHKDLAWISGWVNRYPHILKLSCFNDLYRKELINIDFSKTSKMPKPSEAYGFWNHYIKRFDESYRLSETEIINTKNAIKKIVALQGKQHFITKITGDLRTNIFNDLFDDYTIIWIERDPRVVVSSYIKQRWFYKNDPEAYDNLTMNEKIKFYSNYYLKNYRGSKDANVKVVFYEDMCQDPVIFFEDLLNYLGLEFTKWHKEKISNVKINKVNWSFYKSRYNEEEISLLNAMLEEPLTEYNYNRD from the coding sequence ATGAATATAATCCTTAATGGACCTGGGAGATCCGGAACAACATTGTTGAGTAAATTAATATGTTATCATAAGGATTTAGCATGGATTTCTGGTTGGGTAAATCGATATCCTCATATTTTGAAACTATCATGTTTTAATGACCTATACAGAAAAGAATTAATAAATATTGATTTTTCTAAAACTAGTAAGATGCCAAAGCCATCTGAAGCTTATGGGTTTTGGAATCATTATATAAAAAGATTTGATGAATCATATCGCCTATCAGAAACCGAAATAATAAATACCAAAAACGCTATTAAAAAAATAGTAGCATTACAAGGTAAGCAACATTTTATTACAAAAATCACTGGTGATTTAAGGACAAATATATTTAATGATTTATTTGATGATTATACTATTATTTGGATAGAAAGAGACCCTAGAGTTGTAGTAAGTTCTTACATTAAACAACGTTGGTTTTACAAAAACGATCCCGAAGCATATGATAATTTAACGATGAACGAAAAAATTAAGTTTTATTCTAATTACTATCTTAAAAACTACAGAGGATCTAAAGACGCTAATGTTAAAGTGGTTTTTTATGAGGATATGTGCCAAGATCCAGTAATTTTTTTTGAGGATTTATTGAACTATTTAGGACTTGAGTTTACAAAATGGCATAAAGAAAAGATAAGTAATGTAAAAATAAACAAAGTAAATTGGTCATTTTATAAAAGCAGATATAATGAGGAGGAGATAAGTTTATTGAACGCTATGCTTGAAGAGCCATTAACAGAATATAATTATAATAGAGATTAG
- a CDS encoding glycosyltransferase family 4 protein, with amino-acid sequence MHICFITNEYPKEGFPHGGVGTFVHTISHKLIEYGHQVSIIGINVYTKKNEYENENDIEIYRLKPKKIKGLTWLFNNKSINSKLSQVNALRPIDIIETAELGMAFIKKIPTVKYVIRLHGGHHFFAESENRKVSWWKSFQEKRSFKRADGFIAVSKYVKTHTEKFLSYNNKPLEVIRYPINLNLFIPRPEIQIKKSTVLFAGTICAKKGIDQLIRAIPKVIESNKDIQLNIYGRDWFFPNGKSYIEYIKESIFPEIGNAVNNIHFKGAVPLDVLAKNYAASEICVFPSLMETQGLVAPEAMAMEKLVVFSNCGPGPETIEHKKTGLLCDPYNPNDIAEKIIWALKHKKETKEIAKEGRKFVEEIFNIDTITNTNINFYYKIKN; translated from the coding sequence ATGCATATATGCTTCATTACAAATGAGTACCCAAAAGAGGGTTTCCCACACGGTGGTGTGGGAACTTTTGTTCATACAATTAGTCATAAGCTAATAGAGTATGGACATCAAGTGTCTATCATAGGAATAAATGTTTATACAAAGAAAAATGAGTATGAAAATGAAAATGATATAGAGATTTATCGACTTAAGCCCAAAAAAATTAAAGGGTTGACCTGGTTGTTTAATAATAAATCGATTAACTCAAAATTGTCGCAAGTAAATGCTCTCAGACCTATAGATATTATAGAAACTGCAGAATTGGGAATGGCATTTATAAAAAAAATTCCAACGGTAAAGTATGTTATTAGATTACATGGTGGGCACCATTTTTTTGCTGAATCTGAGAACAGAAAAGTATCTTGGTGGAAAAGTTTTCAAGAGAAAAGATCATTTAAAAGAGCAGATGGGTTTATAGCTGTTTCTAAATATGTTAAAACGCACACGGAAAAGTTTTTAAGTTATAATAACAAACCATTGGAAGTAATTAGATATCCTATTAATCTTAACCTTTTCATACCACGACCAGAAATTCAAATAAAAAAGAGTACGGTTTTATTTGCTGGAACTATTTGTGCCAAAAAAGGTATAGATCAACTAATAAGAGCAATTCCAAAAGTCATAGAATCTAATAAAGATATTCAGCTTAATATTTATGGAAGAGATTGGTTTTTTCCAAATGGAAAATCCTATATAGAATATATAAAAGAATCTATTTTTCCAGAAATAGGAAATGCTGTTAACAATATTCATTTTAAGGGAGCTGTCCCTTTAGATGTTTTGGCAAAAAACTATGCGGCTTCAGAAATTTGTGTGTTTCCATCTTTAATGGAGACTCAAGGATTGGTTGCGCCAGAAGCAATGGCAATGGAAAAATTGGTGGTTTTTTCAAACTGTGGTCCTGGACCAGAGACAATAGAGCATAAAAAAACAGGTCTTTTGTGTGATCCTTATAACCCGAATGATATAGCAGAAAAAATCATTTGGGCCTTGAAACACAAAAAAGAAACAAAAGAAATAGCTAAAGAAGGAAGAAAGTTTGTTGAAGAAATATTTAATATTGATACAATAACTAATACAAATATTAATTTTTATTATAAAATTAAAAATTAG
- a CDS encoding O-antigen ligase family protein: MDTRYLLKILLHIGIGIVLYFGGPFPRIFFFSVILYFLVQITFSTKSKKFLTVLKACAYFVGSEVIFRMTGGGVFYESSKYFVILFILFGVFYNGISSKAYPYFIFLILLIPSIIVASANIGFDSNLRTNVAFVLSGPVCLGISALYCYDKKITKEQILEVLLYLALPVVTLTTYLFLYTPSIKDVLSGTQSNFAASGGFGPNQVSSTLGLGMFVFCVNFFLKSRSLFIKIVNIVVFGLISFRGIVTFSRGGVLTAILMIFAFLLFVYYRSGKRQKGIIIGSLVLLIIASSVIWVVSSNQTEGLIDKRYSNQDKSGREKDDVSAGRVDLFMGELSGFINNPFLGVGASGMKEERLETLGKVVATHNELSRLLSEHGILGIIIIVILIFKPLDMRVANKGNYFFYAFLVFWFATINHSAMRIAAPGFVYGLALLNLKNEKRPIHRKRFIQKG; the protein is encoded by the coding sequence GTGGATACGAGATATCTATTAAAAATTTTATTACACATAGGTATTGGGATAGTACTTTATTTTGGTGGTCCTTTTCCACGCATATTCTTTTTTTCAGTTATTTTATATTTTTTAGTACAAATTACTTTTTCAACAAAGAGTAAAAAGTTTTTGACTGTCCTTAAGGCATGTGCTTATTTTGTCGGCTCAGAGGTTATTTTTAGAATGACAGGAGGAGGAGTGTTTTATGAATCCTCAAAATATTTTGTCATTCTATTTATTCTTTTTGGTGTTTTTTACAATGGTATCTCAAGTAAAGCTTATCCATATTTTATTTTCTTAATATTATTAATTCCTTCAATCATTGTAGCTTCAGCTAATATTGGATTTGATTCTAACCTAAGAACAAATGTTGCTTTTGTTTTAAGTGGTCCTGTCTGTCTTGGAATTAGTGCCCTTTATTGTTATGATAAAAAAATAACCAAAGAGCAAATATTAGAAGTTTTACTTTATTTGGCTTTGCCTGTAGTAACTTTAACTACATATTTATTTTTATATACTCCTAGTATTAAGGATGTATTGAGTGGTACCCAATCAAATTTTGCTGCTTCTGGAGGTTTTGGGCCTAATCAGGTTTCTTCTACTCTAGGTTTGGGTATGTTTGTTTTCTGTGTGAATTTTTTTCTAAAATCAAGGTCATTATTTATAAAGATAGTTAACATAGTAGTATTTGGATTGATATCTTTTAGAGGAATAGTAACATTTAGTAGAGGAGGTGTATTAACAGCTATTTTAATGATTTTTGCGTTCTTATTATTTGTGTATTATAGGTCTGGCAAAAGACAGAAAGGAATAATTATAGGTTCACTTGTTTTATTGATTATAGCATCTTCAGTTATTTGGGTTGTTAGTTCCAATCAAACAGAAGGATTAATTGATAAACGTTACTCTAACCAAGATAAGTCAGGAAGAGAAAAAGATGATGTGTCAGCGGGTAGAGTAGATTTGTTTATGGGAGAATTAAGTGGTTTTATAAATAATCCTTTTCTTGGGGTTGGGGCTAGTGGAATGAAAGAGGAAAGACTAGAAACACTAGGAAAAGTAGTTGCTACACACAACGAGCTTAGTAGGCTTTTGTCAGAGCATGGTATATTGGGAATAATAATAATTGTTATATTGATTTTTAAGCCTTTAGATATGAGGGTTGCTAACAAAGGGAATTATTTTTTCTATGCCTTTTTAGTGTTTTGGTTTGCTACAATTAACCATTCTGCTATGAGAATTGCGGCACCGGGTTTTGTCTATGGTTTAGCACTTTTAAATTTAAAGAATGAAAAACGTCCTATACATAGGAAACGCTTTATCCAAAAAGGGTAA
- a CDS encoding sugar transferase: protein MTHKKGIHFEVSERKILLRIMDIIMVFLAIYFLNLYPKFEYIQFNESNYVALALLAVYIIIFGTIFELYDLQKASKFDSTFRNIVITTSTVVLFYLLTPVLSPYLPEERIQIVYFYLAIIISILLWRLFYINLIESPRFYKRVLLVAEISNIDGLVKALNTSDPNYKIVGFINSETSTPDSVKFKGLKEFQPKDFLSVIEKERISEVLVASFNSEAIIAEVYHDLMMLLERGFKIREYTQVYEELLHKVPIQFVGKDFYKYFPFSRSNENKLYIFFQRTFDILLAIIGLTAGVLILPFILIGNMLGNKGPLLYTQERIGRNGKPFKIIKLRTMIVNAEEDGVKWAKKDDKRITKFGKFLRRSRLDEIPQFFNVLKGDMSVIGPRPERPFFVNELSRIIPFYETRHIIKPGLTGWAQVKTRYGSSVDDSLTKLQYDLYYIKHRSVFLDFNITIKTLSTILYYRGQ from the coding sequence ATGACACATAAAAAAGGTATCCATTTCGAAGTCTCAGAACGAAAGATTCTTTTAAGAATCATGGATATAATCATGGTGTTTTTGGCTATTTATTTTTTAAATCTTTATCCAAAGTTTGAGTATATTCAATTTAATGAATCAAACTACGTAGCTCTTGCCTTATTAGCTGTTTATATTATAATTTTCGGAACTATTTTTGAACTCTATGATTTGCAGAAAGCCAGTAAGTTTGATTCTACTTTCAGAAATATTGTAATAACAACATCTACAGTTGTACTGTTCTACCTTTTAACGCCAGTATTATCTCCTTATTTGCCAGAGGAACGTATTCAGATTGTTTATTTTTATTTGGCGATAATTATATCTATTTTACTATGGAGGTTATTTTATATTAATCTTATAGAATCTCCAAGGTTTTACAAACGTGTACTTTTAGTGGCCGAAATATCTAATATTGATGGTTTGGTAAAAGCACTTAATACATCAGACCCTAACTATAAAATTGTTGGTTTTATAAATAGTGAAACTTCTACACCAGACTCGGTAAAATTCAAAGGTTTAAAAGAGTTTCAACCTAAAGATTTCTTGAGTGTCATTGAAAAGGAAAGAATATCAGAAGTTTTAGTAGCTAGTTTCAATTCTGAGGCCATTATAGCTGAAGTTTATCACGATCTTATGATGTTGCTAGAACGAGGCTTTAAGATTAGGGAGTATACACAGGTTTATGAAGAGTTATTACATAAAGTACCAATACAATTCGTTGGTAAAGATTTCTATAAATATTTCCCTTTTAGTAGAAGTAATGAGAATAAGCTTTATATATTTTTTCAAAGAACGTTCGATATTCTTTTAGCTATTATTGGCTTAACAGCAGGTGTTTTAATTTTACCGTTTATTTTAATAGGAAATATGTTAGGAAACAAAGGCCCATTATTATATACCCAAGAACGTATAGGAAGAAATGGAAAGCCATTTAAGATTATAAAACTGAGAACTATGATTGTTAATGCCGAAGAAGATGGTGTTAAGTGGGCAAAGAAGGATGATAAGCGAATTACCAAGTTTGGTAAGTTTTTGCGAAGATCTCGTTTAGATGAAATTCCTCAGTTTTTTAATGTTTTAAAAGGGGATATGAGTGTTATAGGACCAAGACCAGAACGACCATTTTTTGTTAACGAATTATCGCGAATAATTCCCTTTTATGAAACACGTCATATCATTAAACCTGGACTTACGGGTTGGGCTCAGGTTAAAACCAGGTATGGTTCTTCTGTTGATGATAGTCTTACCAAATTACAATACGATTTGTACTACATAAAACACAGGAGCGTGTTCTTAGATTTTAATATCACTATAAAGACTCTCAGTACAATTTTATATTACAGAGGCCAGTAA
- a CDS encoding glycosyltransferase family 4 protein: MKRNKTLAIFTLVEHKELNGQYYGYAPYISEMNMWSSHFDNVIVVGPYTDSKSIDDMELSYSHQNLKLIKVPSFNIKSIYASLKLLTQLPFMFVKMFKTMNRADHLHFRCPSNVSAVAALVQVFFPNKPKSTKYAGNWNPKDNQPIGYRFQKWLLANRFLTKNMKVLVYGDYPDQSKSVVPFMSATYRDDEKIPFVKRDFSVKLKFVFIGAMVVGKRPKLTVKIIEALKHKGCEVELHMFGDGDLIDDIKSYVNNHHLEKDVIIYGNRDKSEVKSCLKDAHFTILPSKSEGWPKAIAEGMFFGAIPISTKISCLPWILGYGNRGILISEELDEAVSLILNELDKGDEYLNDMANNALIWAQEYTLERLSKEIETIAVSQ; the protein is encoded by the coding sequence TTGAAAAGAAATAAAACGCTTGCTATATTCACTCTTGTAGAGCATAAGGAATTAAATGGTCAGTATTATGGTTACGCACCTTATATAAGCGAAATGAATATGTGGTCGAGTCATTTTGATAATGTTATAGTGGTTGGACCATATACTGATAGTAAATCTATAGATGATATGGAATTAAGTTATAGTCATCAAAATCTTAAACTTATTAAAGTTCCATCTTTTAATATAAAATCTATTTATGCTTCTTTAAAATTATTAACTCAGTTGCCCTTCATGTTTGTAAAAATGTTTAAAACGATGAATAGGGCAGATCATCTGCATTTTAGATGTCCAAGTAATGTTTCTGCTGTAGCTGCTCTAGTTCAGGTTTTTTTTCCAAATAAGCCGAAGAGTACAAAATATGCAGGTAATTGGAATCCAAAAGATAATCAACCCATAGGTTATCGATTTCAGAAATGGTTATTGGCAAATAGATTTTTAACAAAAAACATGAAGGTTTTGGTATATGGTGACTACCCAGATCAATCCAAGTCAGTGGTTCCATTTATGTCGGCAACATACAGAGATGATGAGAAAATTCCATTTGTAAAGCGTGATTTTTCAGTCAAGCTAAAATTTGTTTTTATTGGTGCTATGGTTGTAGGTAAAAGACCGAAACTTACCGTGAAAATTATAGAAGCTTTAAAGCATAAAGGCTGTGAGGTAGAATTGCACATGTTTGGTGACGGTGACTTAATTGATGACATAAAGTCTTATGTTAATAATCATCATTTAGAAAAGGATGTAATTATATACGGTAATAGAGACAAAAGTGAAGTTAAATCTTGTTTAAAAGACGCTCATTTTACTATTTTGCCTTCCAAAAGTGAAGGGTGGCCAAAAGCCATTGCTGAAGGTATGTTTTTTGGTGCAATACCTATTTCAACCAAAATTTCTTGCTTACCCTGGATTTTAGGCTACGGAAACCGAGGTATATTAATTTCAGAAGAGCTTGACGAAGCAGTTAGCCTAATATTAAATGAATTGGATAAGGGTGACGAATATCTCAATGATATGGCTAACAACGCTTTAATTTGGGCTCAAGAATATACCTTAGAAAGACTAAGTAAAGAAATAGAGACCATTGCTGTAAGTCAATGA
- a CDS encoding PorV/PorQ family protein has product MKNYIVILLTLITAIVSAQSTRKYSNEFMNIGVDAAGLGMSNAVVSQTADVNSGYWNPAGLVNLEDNQLALMHSSYFANIANYNYIGYGMPLDDRSAVGVSLIRFGVDDILDTTQLIDDEGNINYDRISTFSTADYGLTFSYARKLPLDGLNFGVNAKVIRRIIGDFASSWGFGLDAGIQFENDSGWKFGVMARDITTTYNTWSIDEEKFEQISGAVEGQNQELPETTEITIPKLEIGMSKKWIFNYDYSLLAAANLNVRFEENNDIFSTSFASINPALGFEFGYTDLVFLRGGVGNFQNERQIDNSENLTFQPNFGVGFKYKGIQIDYAFTDIGDQSAALYSNVFSLKIDFSIFR; this is encoded by the coding sequence TTGAAAAATTACATCGTAATTCTCTTAACACTTATAACCGCTATAGTTTCGGCACAATCTACCAGAAAGTATTCTAACGAATTTATGAATATTGGTGTAGATGCTGCTGGCCTTGGCATGAGTAATGCTGTAGTATCGCAAACAGCCGACGTTAACTCTGGATATTGGAATCCTGCAGGTTTAGTAAATCTTGAAGACAACCAACTCGCTTTAATGCATTCTAGCTATTTTGCCAATATTGCCAACTACAACTACATTGGTTATGGTATGCCTTTAGATGATCGCAGTGCTGTAGGTGTTTCGCTTATAAGGTTTGGTGTAGACGATATTTTAGACACCACACAGTTAATTGATGATGAAGGCAATATTAACTACGATAGAATTAGTACCTTTTCTACTGCTGACTATGGCTTAACCTTTTCATATGCACGAAAATTACCCTTAGATGGATTAAACTTTGGGGTTAATGCAAAAGTTATAAGACGTATTATTGGTGACTTTGCCTCGTCTTGGGGATTTGGTTTAGATGCTGGTATTCAGTTTGAAAATGATTCTGGTTGGAAATTCGGAGTTATGGCAAGAGATATTACAACGACCTATAACACTTGGTCTATTGACGAAGAAAAGTTTGAACAAATTAGTGGAGCCGTTGAAGGGCAAAACCAAGAACTGCCTGAAACTACCGAAATTACTATACCTAAGTTAGAAATTGGTATGTCTAAAAAGTGGATTTTCAACTACGATTATTCCTTATTAGCAGCAGCAAATCTTAATGTACGATTTGAAGAAAACAATGATATCTTTTCTACGTCGTTTGCAAGTATCAATCCTGCACTAGGATTTGAATTTGGCTATACAGATTTGGTTTTTTTAAGAGGTGGTGTTGGTAATTTTCAGAATGAAAGACAGATTGACAACTCTGAGAATTTAACGTTTCAACCGAATTTTGGAGTTGGTTTTAAATACAAAGGCATTCAGATTGATTATGCTTTTACAGATATTGGAGACCAAAGTGCTGCACTATATTCTAACGTATTCTCTTTAAAAATAGATTTTAGTATTTTTAGATAG
- a CDS encoding glycosyltransferase family 4 protein, with protein sequence MINSIQIIDSLDVGGAERVAVNYANGLLGFVNSSHICVTRKEGPLKPSIEKQVGYVFLNKKSRLDISAILKLRKYITSKKINLIHAHSSSFFIAFLIKLTLPRIKIVWHDHYGKSEFLSSRPKFSLKIASIFFDQIFSVNQKLKQWSIDNLFCNKVDYIKNFPVLKNSNSDTTKIYGNEGKRIVCLANLREQKNHLQLLNAFKIVVEHYPDWTLHCVGKNFGDDYSKIFFNRIDALELKNNVFFYDSKKDILNILNQMDIAVLVSKSEGLPLALLEYGLSNLPVICTNVGDCGKLIPDITYGVLLDDDNATLIAKEIIGLIENKDFRQKISIAFNKKIIEEYSEEKILVDILNKYNLILKS encoded by the coding sequence ATGATTAATTCAATACAAATAATAGACTCGCTAGATGTTGGTGGCGCAGAAAGAGTGGCTGTTAATTACGCTAATGGATTACTAGGTTTTGTTAATAGTTCGCACATTTGTGTAACTCGTAAAGAAGGGCCTCTTAAACCAAGTATTGAAAAGCAGGTTGGATATGTTTTCTTAAATAAAAAATCTAGATTAGATATTAGTGCAATCTTAAAATTAAGAAAATATATCACATCAAAAAAAATCAATTTGATTCATGCACATTCATCATCTTTTTTTATTGCTTTTCTAATAAAATTAACTTTACCTAGAATAAAAATTGTTTGGCATGATCACTATGGCAAGAGCGAATTTTTATCTAGCAGACCCAAGTTTTCATTAAAGATAGCATCTATATTTTTTGATCAAATTTTCAGTGTCAATCAAAAATTAAAACAGTGGTCAATAGATAATCTCTTTTGTAACAAAGTGGACTATATCAAGAATTTTCCGGTTCTTAAAAACTCAAACTCTGATACAACAAAAATATACGGAAATGAAGGTAAGAGGATTGTTTGCTTGGCAAATTTAAGAGAACAAAAGAATCATTTACAACTTCTAAATGCTTTTAAAATTGTAGTTGAGCATTACCCAGACTGGACTTTACATTGCGTTGGAAAGAATTTTGGAGATGATTATTCTAAAATTTTCTTTAATAGAATTGATGCTTTAGAATTAAAAAACAATGTGTTTTTTTATGATAGTAAGAAGGATATTTTGAATATTTTAAACCAAATGGATATAGCTGTTTTAGTTTCCAAATCAGAAGGCTTACCTTTGGCACTACTAGAGTATGGTCTAAGTAATTTGCCTGTTATATGCACAAATGTTGGTGATTGTGGGAAATTGATACCAGATATAACCTATGGTGTATTACTGGATGATGATAATGCAACATTAATTGCTAAGGAAATAATTGGGCTTATAGAAAACAAAGATTTTAGGCAAAAAATCTCAATAGCTTTTAATAAAAAAATTATTGAAGAGTATTCTGAAGAAAAAATACTGGTCGATATTTTAAATAAATATAATTTAATATTAAAATCATAA
- a CDS encoding Lnb N-terminal periplasmic domain-containing protein — protein MKIKLSLLAFLFVTVSFAFQFQLSDDAEASVLTFGPGTSLNDSFGHNAFRIKDETRGIDIVYGYGQYDFDAPNFYLKFARGKLNYLISRHFFSDIFNYYSRENRTIKEQVLNLSIEQKQKLFSYLENNYKPENRKYLYDFFYDNCATKIRDVLSTVTNNSISFEKPDNFEQKTFRALIYEHVDKNSWGSLGIDIALGSVVDREASAIEYMFLPKYIHSFFEVSKINGNDNLVKSSTILYTKKDNNSSSNFLLSPLMIFGLLSIVILFITYKDYKNSKRSKWLDITLFSLTGVIGILLLFLWFGTDHTATWQNYNLLWACPLNILVIGQLLKSKVKNWVKSYLKFLIIMLCLMTLHWIIGVQVFAIALIPLLIALAIRYVYLVKYFNS, from the coding sequence ATGAAAATAAAACTATCGCTTTTAGCTTTCTTATTTGTTACTGTTTCGTTTGCTTTTCAATTTCAGCTATCTGATGATGCTGAAGCATCCGTTTTAACTTTCGGACCAGGCACATCTCTTAATGATTCTTTTGGGCACAATGCCTTTAGAATAAAAGATGAGACCAGAGGCATAGATATAGTTTATGGTTACGGTCAGTATGATTTTGATGCACCCAACTTTTACTTAAAATTTGCTAGAGGAAAACTTAACTATCTTATAAGCAGACATTTTTTTTCTGATATTTTCAATTATTATTCCAGAGAGAACAGAACGATTAAAGAACAGGTTTTAAATCTTTCTATTGAGCAAAAACAGAAGCTTTTCAGTTATTTAGAAAATAATTATAAGCCTGAAAACAGAAAATATCTTTACGATTTTTTCTATGATAATTGCGCTACAAAAATTAGAGATGTACTTTCTACAGTTACAAACAACTCTATAAGTTTTGAAAAACCGGATAATTTTGAACAAAAGACGTTTAGAGCGCTTATCTATGAACACGTTGACAAAAATTCTTGGGGAAGTTTAGGTATTGACATCGCTCTTGGCTCTGTTGTAGATAGAGAAGCTTCTGCTATCGAGTATATGTTTTTACCAAAATATATTCATTCCTTTTTTGAAGTTTCTAAAATTAATGGAAACGACAATTTAGTTAAGTCTTCAACCATACTTTACACAAAGAAAGATAATAATTCGTCATCTAACTTTCTTTTAAGTCCACTGATGATTTTTGGATTACTTTCTATTGTTATTCTATTTATTACTTATAAAGATTATAAAAACAGTAAGCGTTCAAAATGGTTAGACATTACGCTCTTTTCTTTAACCGGAGTAATAGGTATTCTTTTATTATTCTTATGGTTTGGTACAGATCATACAGCGACTTGGCAGAATTATAATTTACTGTGGGCTTGTCCTCTCAATATTTTAGTAATAGGCCAGTTACTAAAAAGTAAAGTTAAAAATTGGGTTAAAAGTTACCTTAAGTTTTTAATTATAATGCTCTGCCTTATGACTTTGCACTGGATTATTGGTGTGCAAGTTTTTGCAATTGCTTTAATTCCTCTTCTTATCGCATTAGCAATAAGATATGTTTATTTGGTAAAATATTTCAACAGCTAG
- a CDS encoding glycosyltransferase family 4 protein, which translates to MKNVLYIGNALSKKGKTTSTIDTLGAHLGANYSVKMASDKSNKILRILDMIWLVITNSTKTDVVLIDTYSTINFYYAFIVSQLCRVFKIKYINILHGGNLEARLKNNPKLSALIFKNAYKLTAPSNFLKSVFENYGYKNIEYIPNTIEIEDYDFKERSIESINLLWVRSFSKIYNPQLAVLVLEELLKKGYDAKLTMIGPEVDGVLSETKKIAANKKLAVNFTGKLSKHGWIKLSQKSNIFINTTNFDNTPVSVIEAMALGLPIVSTNVGGIPFLISNGEDGLLVSPDSIEEMVHAILKFKNNNDFRLKTIKKARKKVEKFDWKEVRLKWEKLLS; encoded by the coding sequence ATGAAAAACGTCCTATACATAGGAAACGCTTTATCCAAAAAGGGTAAGACAACATCTACCATAGATACTTTAGGAGCGCATCTGGGTGCAAACTATTCAGTAAAAATGGCTTCGGATAAATCTAATAAAATACTGCGCATTTTAGACATGATTTGGTTGGTAATTACTAATTCAACCAAAACAGATGTCGTACTTATTGACACCTATAGTACGATTAATTTTTATTATGCTTTTATAGTAAGCCAATTGTGTAGAGTTTTTAAAATTAAATATATAAACATACTTCATGGAGGTAATTTAGAAGCAAGGTTAAAAAACAATCCAAAACTTAGTGCTTTGATTTTTAAAAATGCATATAAACTTACAGCACCATCAAATTTTTTAAAATCTGTATTTGAAAATTATGGATATAAAAACATTGAGTATATCCCTAATACTATTGAAATTGAAGATTATGATTTTAAAGAAAGAAGTATTGAAAGTATAAATTTACTTTGGGTAAGATCATTTTCTAAAATCTATAACCCTCAATTGGCGGTTTTAGTTTTGGAAGAGTTGTTGAAAAAAGGCTATGATGCTAAACTAACAATGATAGGTCCTGAGGTTGATGGTGTATTAAGTGAAACAAAAAAAATAGCAGCAAACAAAAAGCTAGCTGTAAATTTTACAGGAAAATTGTCAAAGCATGGGTGGATTAAATTATCTCAAAAATCTAATATTTTCATAAATACTACTAACTTTGATAATACACCTGTTAGTGTTATAGAAGCTATGGCTTTAGGATTACCTATTGTATCAACAAATGTAGGAGGAATCCCTTTTTTAATTAGCAATGGAGAAGATGGTCTTTTAGTTTCTCCAGATAGTATTGAAGAAATGGTTCATGCAATCCTAAAATTTAAAAACAATAATGATTTTAGATTAAAGACTATCAAAAAGGCCCGTAAAAAAGTAGAAAAATTCGATTGGAAAGAAGTAAGATTAAAATGGGAAAAGCTTTTATCTTAA